The DNA sequence TGTAATACGTTTTGTTATCAAGGAAggaagttttttgaaaaaaaaaaccttctcGTGTTATCCAAATTGATTATATTAAGGAAGTGCACACGAGAGACTCTTAGCTACAGAGACTGTCATGTTAGGCTGTCAATTGTGGCAAGCGAATATCGTCCGTCTTTCATATTGTCTTACAAGTAGAAAAACTTAAGCAAAACCCTCCGTTTCCAAGTCATAATGGAATAAACTCACAAGGACTAGAGCCTAGAAGTTCTTGAAGTTTGGAATATTGGAGAGATTGATTTGGAGTGCACTACTTCAAAACAGCACCTGATCGAGGTTAGATATATTCTCTTGTcacatttcttttaatttcatgaagttttgtttaaattaaaaaacgTGAGACATGAAGTTAGGACTTCacctttagatatatatatatatatatatatatatatttatgttgcaTTTGTGGAGTTTTATAGTGTTGATATATGCAAATTCCGTCACTAATAACATCTGTTCAATTAATCTACCTAGGAAGACTCGAGTGCCCTCTGATTTTCTACGTACATTCATTCATGCATGCTAGACAATACTCGAGACTAGCTACATTCATTCATGCATCCTATACACAGTAGTATTGTATTGAGTGAGTTCTCAAGCATTGAAGTACAGCTAGACGACTATCTTCCAGTCTTTTTATTTTGGCGAAACCCTACCATTCAAATATCGTTTTCATGTCCAAAAAAGGACCCAAAGCCATCCCCCATTGACTCAAACAAGTATATGTCTCTGACTCTGACCCACTGTTCCAGACCCAGTCAAAACCATTTCAGTCTTCTCGAGGTAAGCTTTTGGGCCTGCTGTGTATATATAACTGCACCCGATCTGCCAACAAATGCTTCACAAGGAAAGATGACTAGGACTAATATGGAAATAGGTGCTCTCAAAGAAAAGATAGCGGAGGAAATTTCTGTGGTTTACAAGTCTGAGTTAGTTTTAGGCACATGAAAGAAGAAATAGGGCATGTATTTTGGGTCAGAGTTACAGAGTGGGAACAGTCCTCATCTTAGAGTGCATTTCCCTGACTCCATCCTGTCAACTTTCAAGAGACGAAGATAAGTGCTTTCAAGTGCTAAAAAACAAACTCGAACCTCCCTTTAACCAACAGTCTCTCACCTGCACTTCCCTATGATGAACTCAAGAGGACGCATTAAAGAAATGTAAATAGTTCAACTATAAAGaggatttacaaaaatatacttaGTTTGACgtgatattttatattataaaattagttttgttaaaaaataaatttcataaatttcataaaactatattaatttatgtgtttatttttgtgtaatctttgtGTATCTATAGCAATAATATAAATTACTGTTACATGccttaataaattttataaaaataaatttacattatatttattttacaataaaaataattttatgtaccGTTAGAATCttgaataaataaagaaagtatCATTACAGtcctaaataaaattttataaaagtaaatttataaattaacgtaattttatatgataagtaaaatttattttaaaataaaaataattttataatatgatgtacTACATCAAATTACAttagtttgtaaaatttttttacaaatttgtttgtagctaaaacatttctcaataaataaatgtaaGGATAATTAAAAGACttcaaaaagataaatatatatgatacagtATTACCGtgcattttaataaataataaaaattagaagtttAGACCGAAAATTAATTCTTCAGGCAATAGAGTTTGAACCATTTTTCCCTTCCCTCTTATATAACTCGAAAGTTACGTTTGGATCTTAGAAAATCtatgagagaaaatgagagtaaTTTTCAATGTGCTTAAGAATTAGTACTCTCTTCCTTGCATTCAATTTGTCCGCGATCCAAGAATGTTCTGATTTCGATTCAGGAGCATCTTCATTAATATTTACTACTGCAAAACGCACAAGGTACGAACATGTGAAGGATGCCATGATCCTCGCATTACAAGAACATAAATCAAAATACTTCTTTTAGGATGGATTTAGATTTATGATGGATTTAGATTTAAGGGCTTAGATATATCAGCCAAATCCTCCTCGTTTCTCATCAGAATTACTCTTAGGTCTTATTTGGATTTAGTATtcaatttaactcatctcatctaattattataatttttttaaatttaaaaataaaatataataaataaatcaactttttcaagtcataaaataaaaataatattaaataataatattttaataatattttattcaactttttactttcatcttaactcactgtACAAACCTCCTCCTAATAGATgttcaaaaaaagaaatgacttttttttaaaaaaatgaaatcctGAATCTCGAGTGACCTCTCGAGTGACCACTAAGTTAATtgatattgagaaatatttggctcacaaaaaaaaaaaaaaactcataaaattaaatttgttgatatgatttatcatgatacattagattataaaattattaatttttctaaattaaatgTAATGTATTTAGCCACATTAACTTGTAAGTTTTATTGATGTCTAGGTACCTTGGttgtcttattattattttttttctaaaaaaaaaggatcCACTATCTACTATTTTTTCATCGAGAGAAATGGTAATGTTAGATAAAATCTTAGGTCCAGTTTGGGTACAGAGGTGAGATGCCTCACTCCATACGAAAAACTCACATTTTATCCAAAGGTGAATGTGAGATTTTAAAGATggtttcaacttttttcatgTAACGACAAATTGTCATTACTTCGCTTGAGCTACACTTAAGCAAAGTCTCGAATGAACAATTTGTGTGATGTTCGCTCGACTCGCACTCAAGCGAATATCGAGTGGACGTTGCCTAAGGGCACCATTCGATTTTTTGAGTtggtaatttattaattattattagttataaatatatttataaataaaaaatcattataaacaaaatatatttataaatatattttgtaatgggTCTCGCGATAGATTACTTATTTACATACACGGAAAAGTTGTAGCACATTTCTTTACAAATTAGCATCGCTAATTTTAGAAGGTTTAtatgtagatttattttaataaattattggtccataagtaatttttataataaaaaaattataaaataaagtgattttatatgagatagactataaaatagatatatagacaaaacattttctttgccCTATGCCGAGTTGTTGAGAACATTATAGTATAGAATTTTGCCAAAATAAATCTGAGTAATTTTCAATCATCAAAGGCATACGGCGTTTGCataaaataagttcaaaagcCGGACAAAATGACCATTAGtacttgaaaatgaaaaattattttaagcataatacttttataaaaaatattttaattatttaattattttgtaaataaaaaatatttttatttaatattttataaaataattaattttataaaaatattgtctgcttataataatattatgagatttattataaaaaatgaaatttgggtaggtaatttataaattactattacttatttataaatatatttataaataaaacaagttcAAACAAACACTATGCAATAATTGGTGGAGCccatatttatcaaattttaaaaaagttaaaatcattttatctcacttcCAAATCTaaagacacaaaattttcaaaaatcatttcaactaaataatcttattattatttacaaatcatttcaactcatatcattCCATCTCACTATTTGAACGGGAccttaaaatatgtaaatttcatacaattatttaaaaagaaaatgagatctattgttaaaaaaataattttttttatatataattgagatttatttactttttcaaatagaACGCGAGAACTTCTATCCCATATTACTGACTCAAGGCAGAGGATTGTGGGAATGTAAAAAGATAAAAGCATCTTTAGAAACATATTGAACTCTTcgagttttgttatttatcatctctatatattatatattatatatatttttattttattttatttttttaaaattaattaaattattttacttattatctatacattacatatttggtaagagaaaaaaataaaaaaatatgtaatgtaaCGTGAGAttgataaatagaattattcttttgtttatatttttaccacctgtaaaaaaatatttgaagcaagaaattgaaagaaatcTTGATTACGTGATGTCATGGCACCCTTTTCCAGACCTTGATTTGGAGACAGCAAAAACAAAGGTGCATGGAGTAAACTAGgtttgaattaattttcttcttctgtaCAAGTGTTTATGGATTTCCGTGATGATGTCAGGGAGCAACAAAGGCAGCTGCAGTGCAaaagcagaagcagaagaaacAGAGATGCAGTAATAATAAGAACAGGCTCATCAGGAGAGAGAGGAGGTAGCAGCAATAACATCCGAGCCATGTAGAGAAAGATTCTGAAACCAGTGGTGTCTGCAAAAATACCTCTTGAAACTATCAGCCCAACAGAAACAAAACCTCTTTTCTGTGTCCCTGAAAGCTCCCAAGTTGTTCTTCCCTCTTGTTCTTGTTATCCTTCTTGGTCTTTCTAaggatttatattttcttcttgttctaTTTCAAAAATGATGAGTGCAAGTGCAAGAAATAGGTCTCCTTTCACATCAACTCAGTGGCAAGAGCTTGAACACCAAGCTCTTATATTCAAATACATGGTCTCAGGAATACCTATCCCACCTGATCTCCTATATGGCATCAAAAGAAGCTTGAACTCTTCAATTCCTTCAGGGCTATTCCCTCATTGTCCCAGTAAGCATGTTACACATATTCTCATAGTCGTATGCTTTTAGCTCGGtttctcatatattaaatatggtgataattttaaaatatcttaactgatttctctttttcctttatgtGGCGGCAAATGAAATGGTGTCTGGGTGTGACTCTGTGGCTGCAGTTGCCTGGGGATGTTTTGAGATGGGAATTGGCAGAAAAGTAGACCCAGAGCCAGGAAGGTGCAGGAGAACAGATGGTAAGAAGTGGAGGTGCTCAAAGGAAGCATACCCAGATTCCAAGTACTGTGAGAGACACATGCATAGAGGCAGAAACCGTTCAAGAAAGCCTGTGGAAGTTACCTCAACTGCAACAACCACCACAAACCTCTCACCACCCATCGCATCAACCAACCGAAACCTTACCACAAACACCAGCCCTATTCCTACAACCTCTTCTTTCTGTGTCTCTCCCCTACCTTCTTCAGTGAGCTCGGAAATCCATCCCCATCCCCATCCTTACCACGAGAGCACTCTTTATCCCTTACTTTATTCACATTCCTCCTCTTCCAGACCTCCAGTTTCTGGTCTGTTTTCTCAAGATAACACTACCCATCAACTATTTTTGAACTCCAGATCTTATTCTCAGGGTGGTAAAGATTACAGGTTCGTGTAACATACAAGAAAAACtactttcttctcttcttttacatttttctttttatatagcTTTTGTGGTTGGTGACCGTTCATGCAAATAGTTGTTTTCATGGAGCAAGGGAGGGTGTGGATGAGAAAGCTTTCTTCCCAGATGCTTCAGGGACCGACAGAAGCCTACCTGATTCATATCAGAGATATTTGACAGTGGACTCCTATAAAGGTTACTCCCACACACAGTTTCAAAGTCCTGCTGATAGTGCAAAGAAACAAGAGCAACATTGCTTTGTTCTGGGTGCAGATTTCAAGTCACCGGAACTAGTTAAAACTGAGAAGAAAACGGAAACCCATAAGCCACTGCACCAATTTTTTGGAGAGTGGCCCCCCAAAAATACAGATTCCTGGCTTGATCTTGCATCTGATTCTAGGGTCCTAACAGgtaatttcatctcaatattattttcactttttctatGAATTTTGCCTCTTATACCAGTTTTTTACATACATGTCACTTCTACAGTTTGATTTTTGATTAGTACTTTTTCTTGGAGCAGGTGATTGAAGTCTCAATACAATACTGATTATTTTGATCATGCCAAAAGAGTCCTTGTTGGTGGGTCAATACCTTCTTGTGGCCAGGGGAGCTTTCTTTTGCTAAAGCTGTTTGAGATGAATAAAGTAGGGTCACAGGGAGGATTTGTGTCTTTTGCTTTCTTGATAAATATATCCTCCTTACACCTACCTAGAGAAACCTTTCTGGGATTTGTAGACCTGCTTGTTTCAGTTTAAGCATCTTCATATGCTTTGGGTTCTTTAACTTCTATAATGAGTAGTAAAATCAAGCATCTTTTCATATGGATCGTGCTTCTgccaagttttgttttttttttttcttatgcgAAGTTCATAAATGTAAACCCATTCAAATAGCATGAACAGTGACTTGGCTTAAACACCAGCATCGATATGAGCCCCTTGTGTTTAGCAAAGGGTTAGCATAATTAATAAATCGCTCCGACACCAGTTGTTATTAACACAACTTGTTAATACCTACTCCAATCTACtgctatttttccttttttttaggATGTGCTGCTAATCACACTGAACTCCTAGATTCTATTTCTGTTTATTGCTTTATAATGAATCATCATGTGCTTGTTAATCCGCCAGTATCGCTAGCTAGTTTCATCCTAAACTTGCATTGCTTTTGAGAAAATAGCATTCAATTATTAGACATTCTGATGTCAAGATTTGCTTGTATGTTGTATCGGACAGACACAAGCTCCATTCACGGAGGATTTTACACATGCAATCTCGTAATTATAATGTTAAAGAAAACTCTTTTAGAAACATAGTTTGTACATGTACTTAAAATATCAATTGTCcagcacatttaaaaaaaagacataaaatactatatactaaATAATTTTCACCCATTCAATTATCCCATGTGAacgtatttaaaaaatataaaagggaTAAGATTTTCATGGAGATCACGCCCACACTGAGTTTTTACATGAAAAAGAAGTCAGAGTGAGGAGTGAAGACAGAGTAGCAACGTCAAAACAAGGAAGTAGTCACACTGTACTGTGGTATTCCGAACTGAGTATTGAAGGTTGAATAGGATCTTAGGTTATTTGACAATGAGAAATTCCTATTCTTAAAATGATTGTAATGGACTTCGATTATAACATtactatgtttattttttagagttttggtCTATGTATAATGAGTAATAATATTACGTACAGTCGTCAAATGTGTTAGTGtcatacagtcgttttgaaaaaaaatagaatctactattaaaaaattaatttttttcatatggatcttgtatttattcaatttttttcaagtgaTTGCACGACGCTcgcacactcacaactgcaatTATTATTTCGCATATCTA is a window from the Juglans regia cultivar Chandler chromosome 7, Walnut 2.0, whole genome shotgun sequence genome containing:
- the LOC109001944 gene encoding growth-regulating factor 5-like isoform X1 translates to MMSASARNRSPFTSTQWQELEHQALIFKYMVSGIPIPPDLLYGIKRSLNSSIPSGLFPHCPIAWGCFEMGIGRKVDPEPGRCRRTDGKKWRCSKEAYPDSKYCERHMHRGRNRSRKPVEVTSTATTTTNLSPPIASTNRNLTTNTSPIPTTSSFCVSPLPSSVSSEIHPHPHPYHESTLYPLLYSHSSSSRPPVSGLFSQDNTTHQLFLNSRSYSQGGKDYSCFHGAREGVDEKAFFPDASGTDRSLPDSYQRYLTVDSYKGYSHTQFQSPADSAKKQEQHCFVLGADFKSPELVKTEKKTETHKPLHQFFGEWPPKNTDSWLDLASDSRVLTGD
- the LOC109001944 gene encoding growth-regulating factor 5-like isoform X2 yields the protein MMSASARNRSPFTSTQWQELEHQALIFKYMVSGIPIPPDLLYGIKRSLNSSIPSGLFPHCPIAWGCFEMGIGRKVDPEPGRCRRTDGKKWRCSKEAYPDSKYCERHMHRGRNRSRKPVEVTSTATTTTNLSPPIASTNRNLTTNTSPIPTTSSFCVSPLPSSVSSEIHPHPHPYHESTLYPLLYSHSSSSRPPVSGLFSQDNTTHQLFLNSRSYSQGGKDYSCFHGAREGVDEKAFFPDASGTDRSLPDSYQRYLTVDSYKDFKSPELVKTEKKTETHKPLHQFFGEWPPKNTDSWLDLASDSRVLTGD